From a region of the Deinococcus metallilatus genome:
- the uraD gene encoding 2-oxo-4-hydroxy-4-carboxy-5-ureidoimidazoline decarboxylase codes for MNAFLSLAEVNALPLSDFVRLFGGVLEHSPRYAERVGKERPFADVEELAAAFTGAVLADTPAEQLALIRAHPDLAGKAALAGEVTPESASEQASAGLDRLTPEEYAEFHRINAAYHDKFDMPYIVCVRENTKDTIMSGAATRLHNSPEQERETALREIGKIARLRVLDLVDQGQEVKGAGA; via the coding sequence TTGAACGCCTTCCTGTCCCTGGCTGAGGTGAACGCCCTCCCGCTCTCCGACTTCGTGCGCCTCTTCGGCGGCGTGCTGGAACACAGCCCGCGCTACGCCGAGCGGGTGGGCAAAGAGCGCCCCTTCGCCGATGTGGAGGAACTGGCCGCCGCCTTTACTGGAGCCGTCCTGGCCGATACCCCCGCAGAGCAGCTCGCCCTGATCCGCGCCCACCCCGACCTCGCCGGCAAGGCCGCTCTGGCCGGAGAAGTGACGCCCGAATCCGCCTCCGAACAGGCTTCCGCCGGTCTGGACCGCCTGACCCCCGAGGAATACGCCGAGTTTCACCGCATCAACGCGGCCTACCACGACAAGTTCGACATGCCCTACATCGTCTGCGTGCGCGAGAACACCAAGGACACCATCATGAGCGGTGCCGCCACGCGCCTGCACAACTCGCCGGAACAGGAGCGGGAAACCGCTCTCCGGGAAATCGGCAAGATCGCACGTCTCAGGGTTCTCGACCTGGTGGACCAGGGCCAGGAAGTAAAAGGAGCAGGAGCATGA
- a CDS encoding nucleobase:cation symporter-2 family protein, which translates to MTQGTVPVRSTHPVDEVPPLGRMIAFGLQHVLSMYAGIVAVPLVLASALGLDHDHVVRIVNASFFMCGIATLIQTIGFPGFGAKLPLVQGTTFASVATMILIGKQSGLPGIYGAVIAAGIFTVIAAPFFSRLLRFFPPVVTGTVITIIGVSLMPVAIRWAGGGVPGTPDFGAPANLGLAALTLLFVLLVTRFGKGFWSRIAVLLGLVFGTVVAALLGKASFATVGTAAAVGFTPPFFFGAPTFLLVPILSMILVMLVVMVETTADLLAIGEITERPVNARDVANGLRADGLSSALGGFFNVFPFTAFAQNVGLVRFTGIRSRFVVAAAGVILMLLGFFPKLGALVASIPLPVLGGAGLVLFGTVAAAGIQTLTRVNMADTRNLTIVAVSIALGVIPATVPTLYEKLPSWASLFLESGITAAALAAILLNILFNILSTGAERRSYTADATAHAPEVGDIH; encoded by the coding sequence ATGACCCAAGGAACTGTTCCTGTCCGGTCCACCCACCCCGTCGACGAAGTGCCGCCGCTCGGGCGCATGATCGCCTTCGGGCTTCAGCACGTCCTGAGCATGTATGCCGGGATTGTGGCCGTGCCGCTGGTGCTGGCCTCCGCCCTGGGGCTGGACCACGACCATGTGGTGCGGATCGTGAACGCCAGTTTCTTCATGTGCGGCATCGCCACCCTGATCCAGACCATCGGCTTCCCCGGCTTCGGGGCCAAGCTGCCGCTGGTGCAGGGCACCACCTTCGCGTCGGTGGCGACCATGATCCTGATCGGCAAGCAGTCCGGGCTGCCGGGCATCTACGGCGCGGTGATCGCGGCGGGCATCTTCACGGTGATCGCGGCGCCCTTCTTCTCGCGCCTCCTGCGCTTCTTCCCGCCAGTGGTGACGGGGACGGTTATCACCATCATCGGGGTTTCGCTGATGCCGGTCGCGATCCGCTGGGCGGGCGGCGGCGTGCCCGGAACCCCGGACTTCGGCGCGCCTGCCAACCTGGGCCTGGCCGCGCTGACCCTGCTGTTCGTGCTGCTGGTCACCCGTTTTGGCAAGGGGTTCTGGAGCCGCATCGCCGTGCTGCTGGGCCTGGTGTTCGGCACGGTCGTGGCCGCGCTGCTGGGCAAGGCGTCCTTTGCCACGGTGGGCACCGCCGCCGCCGTCGGCTTCACGCCCCCCTTCTTCTTCGGCGCGCCGACCTTCCTGCTGGTGCCGATCCTGTCGATGATCCTGGTGATGCTGGTCGTGATGGTCGAAACCACTGCCGACCTGCTCGCCATCGGTGAGATCACCGAGCGGCCCGTCAATGCCCGCGACGTGGCAAACGGCCTGCGTGCCGACGGCCTCTCGTCCGCGCTGGGGGGCTTCTTCAACGTGTTCCCCTTCACGGCCTTCGCGCAGAACGTCGGTCTGGTGCGCTTCACCGGCATCCGCAGCCGCTTCGTGGTGGCCGCCGCGGGCGTCATCCTGATGCTGCTGGGCTTCTTCCCCAAGCTGGGCGCGCTGGTGGCCTCCATCCCGCTGCCGGTGCTGGGCGGGGCCGGGCTGGTGCTGTTCGGCACCGTGGCCGCCGCCGGAATTCAGACCCTGACCCGCGTCAACATGGCCGACACCCGCAACCTCACCATCGTCGCCGTCAGCATTGCGCTGGGCGTGATCCCGGCGACCGTGCCGACCCTCTACGAGAAGCTGCCGAGCTGGGCCAGCCTCTTCCTGGAAAGCGGCATTACCGCCGCCGCCCTGGCCGCCATCCTGCTGAACATCCTCTTCAATATCCTCAGCACCGGGGCCGAGCGCCGCTCGTACACCGCCGACGCCACCGCGCACGCGCCGGAAGTGGGGGACATCCATTGA
- a CDS encoding MarR family winged helix-turn-helix transcriptional regulator: MAPPQTSDLLERIRQDWAQTQPDLDPGPMLPLLLLGRLHTALVRQIETTYQPAGINPAGWDLLLTLYRSAPPEGLTPTQLTDLTAISGPSITNRVDRLVQKGLAERLASESDRRSVQVRLTPAGRALVEELLPHHVANEARILSALTPAETQTLERLALKLLAELEAPEPLETPAH; the protein is encoded by the coding sequence ATGGCTCCCCCCCAGACTTCCGACCTCCTCGAACGTATCCGCCAGGACTGGGCACAGACCCAGCCCGACCTCGACCCCGGCCCGATGCTGCCCCTGCTGCTGCTGGGACGGCTGCACACCGCGCTGGTCCGGCAGATCGAAACCACCTACCAGCCCGCAGGGATCAATCCGGCAGGCTGGGACCTACTGCTGACGCTGTACCGTTCCGCGCCCCCGGAGGGCCTGACGCCCACCCAGCTCACCGACCTGACCGCCATCAGCGGCCCCTCCATCACCAACCGGGTGGACCGGCTGGTCCAGAAGGGGCTGGCCGAGCGGCTGGCGAGCGAGTCCGACCGCCGCTCGGTGCAGGTGCGGCTGACCCCGGCGGGCCGGGCGCTGGTGGAGGAACTGCTGCCGCACCACGTCGCCAACGAGGCCAGGATCCTGTCGGCGCTGACCCCCGCCGAGACGCAGACGCTCGAACGCCTCGCGCTCAAGCTGCTGGCCGAACTGGAAGCGCCCGAACCGCTGGAAACCCCGGCCCACTGA